In Streptomyces canus, one DNA window encodes the following:
- a CDS encoding Lrp/AsnC family transcriptional regulator encodes MHSDVVASRSADPKDSRESRSESRNGAGPNLDAVSLAIIEQLQEDGRRPYAAIGKAVGLSEAAVRQRVQKLLDQGVMQIVAVTDPLTVGFLRQAMVGIHVEGDVESVADALTGMSECEYVVMTAGSFDLVVEIVCEDDDHLLEVINRRIRAIPGVRSTESFVYLKLKKQTYMWGTR; translated from the coding sequence GTGCACAGTGACGTCGTGGCCAGTCGAAGCGCAGACCCCAAGGACTCCCGCGAGTCCCGGAGCGAGTCCAGGAACGGCGCCGGCCCGAACCTGGACGCCGTCTCCCTCGCCATCATCGAACAGCTCCAGGAGGACGGCCGCCGTCCGTACGCCGCGATCGGCAAGGCCGTCGGCCTGTCGGAGGCGGCCGTGCGCCAGCGCGTCCAGAAGCTGCTCGACCAGGGCGTGATGCAGATCGTCGCCGTCACGGACCCGCTCACCGTGGGCTTCCTGCGCCAGGCGATGGTCGGCATTCATGTCGAGGGCGACGTGGAGTCCGTGGCCGACGCGCTGACCGGCATGTCCGAATGCGAGTACGTGGTGATGACCGCCGGCTCCTTCGACCTGGTGGTGGAGATCGTCTGCGAGGACGACGACCACCTCCTGGAGGTCATCAACCGCCGCATCCGGGCCATCCCCGGAGTGCGCTCCACCGAGAGTTTCGTCTACCTGAAGCTCAAGAAGCAGACCTACATGTGGGGAACCCGATAA
- a CDS encoding aspartate aminotransferase family protein has protein sequence MSSKDLSRTAYDHLWMHFTRMSSYENSPVPTIVRGEGTYIYDDKGKRYLDGLAGLFVVQAGHGRTELAEAAFKQAQDLAFFPVWSYAHPKAVELAERLAQHAPGDLNKVFFTTGGGEAVETAWKLAKQYFKLTGKPTKYKVISRAVAYHGTPQGALSITGLPALKAPFEPLVPGAHKVPNTNIYRAPLFADDPEAFGRWAADQIEQQILFEGPDTVAAVFLEPVQNAGGCFPPPPGYFQRVREICDQYDVLLVSDEVICAFGRLGTMFACDKFDYVPDMITCAKGMTSGYSPIGACIISDRLAEPFYKEDNVFLHGYTFGGHPVSAAVGLANLDLFERENLTQHVLDNEGAFRATLEKLHDLPIVGDVRGNGFFYGIELVKDKATKESFNDEETERVLYGFLSKALYDNGLYCRADDRGDPVVQLAPPLISDQGTFDEIEQILRATLTEAWTKL, from the coding sequence GTGAGCTCCAAGGACCTCAGCCGCACCGCGTACGACCACCTGTGGATGCACTTCACCCGCATGTCCTCGTACGAGAACTCCCCGGTCCCGACCATCGTCCGGGGCGAGGGCACGTACATCTACGACGACAAGGGCAAGCGCTACCTCGACGGTCTCGCGGGCCTGTTCGTGGTCCAGGCCGGCCACGGCCGCACGGAACTCGCCGAGGCCGCCTTCAAGCAGGCGCAGGACCTGGCGTTCTTCCCGGTGTGGTCCTACGCGCACCCGAAGGCCGTCGAGCTCGCGGAGCGCCTCGCGCAGCACGCGCCCGGCGACCTGAACAAGGTCTTCTTCACCACCGGCGGCGGCGAGGCGGTCGAGACCGCCTGGAAGCTCGCCAAGCAGTACTTCAAGCTCACCGGCAAGCCCACGAAGTACAAGGTCATCTCGCGTGCGGTCGCCTACCACGGCACCCCGCAGGGCGCCCTGTCGATCACCGGACTGCCGGCTCTGAAGGCCCCCTTCGAGCCGCTGGTCCCGGGCGCCCACAAGGTCCCGAACACCAACATCTACCGCGCCCCGCTCTTCGCCGACGACCCCGAGGCCTTCGGTCGCTGGGCCGCCGACCAGATCGAGCAGCAGATCCTCTTCGAGGGCCCGGACACGGTCGCCGCGGTCTTCCTGGAGCCCGTGCAGAACGCGGGCGGCTGCTTCCCGCCCCCGCCCGGCTACTTCCAGCGCGTTCGCGAGATCTGCGACCAGTACGACGTGCTCCTCGTCTCCGACGAGGTCATCTGCGCCTTCGGCCGCCTCGGCACCATGTTCGCCTGCGACAAGTTCGACTACGTCCCGGACATGATCACCTGCGCCAAGGGCATGACCTCGGGCTACTCCCCGATCGGCGCCTGCATCATCTCCGACCGCCTGGCCGAGCCGTTCTACAAGGAGGACAACGTCTTCCTGCACGGCTACACCTTCGGCGGCCACCCCGTGTCGGCCGCGGTGGGCCTGGCGAACCTCGACCTGTTCGAGCGCGAGAACCTCACCCAGCACGTCCTCGACAACGAAGGCGCCTTCCGCGCCACCCTGGAGAAGCTCCACGACCTGCCGATCGTCGGCGACGTCCGCGGCAACGGCTTCTTCTACGGCATCGAGCTGGTCAAGGACAAGGCGACGAAGGAGTCCTTCAACGACGAGGAGACCGAGCGCGTCCTGTACGGCTTCCTCTCCAAGGCCCTGTACGACAACGGCCTGTACTGCCGTGCCGACGACCGCGGCGACCCGGTCGTCCAGCTCGCCCCGCCGCTGATCTCCGACCAGGGCACCTTCGACGAGATCGAGCAGATCCTGCGCGCGACCCTCACCGAGGCCTGGACGAAGCTCTAG
- a CDS encoding ABC transporter ATP-binding protein — MEAPPDNDVLWARSLHFTHRDGSPALQGVSLGVREGEILAVSGPRGSGKTALLRCLSGLTPAQRGEVWFNSVPVHTMGPMTRERLRRDRFGWIDPAPALVPELNAWENVALPLMLRGTGRRRARTAALEWLERLDIGDRTRSHPHELTQSERQRVCIARALAPAPSVLFADEPTAPLYRADRAHVLRTLTTAARSHGITVVLATHDTHTAALADRTVTLLDGRRVNTVHLPPMADSEGRTACSLSV, encoded by the coding sequence ATGGAGGCCCCGCCGGACAACGACGTGCTCTGGGCACGCTCCCTGCACTTCACCCACCGCGACGGGTCGCCGGCACTGCAGGGTGTCTCCCTCGGCGTGCGCGAGGGCGAGATCCTCGCCGTGAGCGGCCCACGCGGCAGCGGCAAGACCGCGCTGCTCAGATGTCTGTCGGGACTCACCCCGGCCCAGCGCGGGGAGGTCTGGTTCAACAGCGTGCCCGTGCACACGATGGGCCCGATGACCCGCGAGCGCCTGCGCCGCGACCGCTTCGGCTGGATCGACCCGGCCCCCGCGCTCGTCCCCGAGCTCAACGCCTGGGAGAACGTCGCCCTCCCCCTCATGCTGCGCGGCACCGGCCGCAGGCGCGCCAGGACGGCCGCCCTGGAGTGGCTGGAGCGCCTCGACATCGGCGACCGGACCCGCAGCCACCCGCACGAGCTGACCCAGTCCGAACGCCAGCGCGTCTGCATCGCCCGCGCCCTGGCCCCGGCGCCGTCCGTGCTTTTCGCGGACGAACCGACGGCTCCCCTGTACCGGGCGGACCGCGCGCACGTGCTGCGGACGCTCACGACGGCCGCCCGCTCGCACGGCATCACCGTGGTCCTGGCGACGCACGACACGCACACCGCAGCCCTGGCGGACCGCACGGTCACCCTCCTGGACGGACGCCGGGTGAACACCGTGCACCTGCCCCCGATGGCCGACTCGGAAGGCCGTACCGCGTGCTCGCTCTCCGTCTGA
- a CDS encoding VOC family protein, translated as MTSPTYQQMIFVNLAVNDLDASKKFFTELGYSINPQFSNDSAASVVISDTIVAMLMTKEFYATFTKKEIADATKTSEVLIALSAESRAKVDELVDKAIAAGGTLSGETQDHGFMYGRSFDDLDGHSWEVVWMDPATIEG; from the coding sequence ATGACCTCGCCGACCTACCAGCAGATGATCTTCGTGAACCTGGCCGTGAACGACCTCGACGCCTCGAAGAAGTTCTTCACCGAGCTCGGCTACTCGATCAACCCGCAGTTCAGCAACGACTCCGCGGCGTCCGTCGTGATCAGTGACACCATCGTCGCGATGCTGATGACGAAGGAGTTCTACGCGACCTTCACCAAGAAGGAGATCGCGGACGCGACGAAGACCAGCGAGGTCCTGATCGCGCTGAGCGCGGAGAGCCGCGCGAAGGTCGACGAACTGGTCGACAAGGCGATCGCGGCGGGCGGCACCCTGTCCGGCGAGACCCAGGACCACGGCTTCATGTACGGCCGCTCCTTCGACGACCTCGACGGCCACAGCTGGGAGGTCGTCTGGATGGACCCGGCGACGATCGAGGGCTGA
- a CDS encoding LOG family protein, which produces MQTSPAHAAHHDDREIETLEEFDAVVPARGTLSGFRVQAVDLTDRTRELLATDTAGAVFLGCPMRENAAEKIRADGALVFPPVPNLPFDPYRGLLYSPDELFDGLEKGYEQTPDALAYAWFQRTKADGDIHASMLRSVHDDAVSDALDELLRGTRVVGVMGGHAMARGTREYAGAARLGRELARAGLTVATGGGPGAMEAANLGAYAAPFEDAMLDEACDLLAEAPSFTPSITDWARVAFEVRSRWPRGGSSVGIPTWFYGHEPPNAFASHIAKYFANATREDGLLARSTAGVVFLPGAAGTVQEIFDNATPNYYESHGEPTPMVLVKRVHWTEKLPTWPLLQALARERSMEARIALVDRIEEAGEALKRLTP; this is translated from the coding sequence GTGCAGACGAGCCCCGCCCATGCGGCACACCACGACGACCGTGAGATCGAGACGCTGGAGGAGTTCGACGCGGTCGTACCGGCCCGCGGCACCCTCTCGGGTTTCCGGGTCCAGGCCGTCGATCTGACGGACCGGACCAGGGAGTTGCTGGCCACCGACACAGCGGGCGCCGTCTTCCTCGGCTGCCCGATGCGGGAGAACGCCGCGGAGAAGATCCGCGCGGACGGCGCCCTGGTCTTCCCGCCCGTCCCGAACCTCCCCTTCGACCCGTACCGCGGACTGCTGTACTCCCCCGACGAGTTGTTCGACGGGCTGGAGAAGGGATACGAGCAGACCCCCGACGCGCTCGCCTACGCCTGGTTCCAGCGCACCAAGGCCGACGGCGACATACACGCGTCGATGCTGCGCTCCGTCCACGACGACGCCGTCTCCGACGCCCTCGACGAACTCCTGCGCGGCACAAGGGTCGTGGGGGTCATGGGCGGTCACGCGATGGCCCGCGGCACACGTGAATACGCCGGCGCCGCGCGCCTCGGCCGCGAACTGGCCCGCGCCGGGCTCACCGTGGCCACCGGAGGCGGCCCCGGCGCGATGGAGGCGGCCAACCTCGGCGCCTACGCGGCCCCCTTCGAGGACGCCATGCTCGACGAGGCGTGCGATCTGCTCGCCGAGGCGCCGTCGTTCACGCCGTCGATCACCGACTGGGCGCGCGTCGCCTTCGAGGTCCGCTCCCGCTGGCCCCGGGGCGGCTCTTCCGTCGGCATCCCGACCTGGTTCTACGGGCACGAGCCGCCGAACGCCTTCGCCTCGCACATCGCCAAGTACTTCGCCAACGCCACCCGCGAGGACGGCCTCCTCGCCCGCTCCACCGCGGGTGTGGTCTTCCTGCCGGGCGCCGCCGGCACCGTGCAGGAGATCTTCGACAACGCGACGCCCAACTACTACGAGTCGCACGGCGAACCCACGCCGATGGTGCTCGTGAAGCGCGTCCACTGGACGGAGAAGCTGCCCACCTGGCCGCTGCTCCAGGCGCTCGCCCGGGAGCGGTCGATGGAGGCCCGAATCGCCCTTGTTGACCGGATCGAGGAGGCCGGAGAGGCCTTGAAACGTCTCACTCCTTAA
- a CDS encoding LAETG motif-containing sortase-dependent surface protein: protein MAFTPISRRTARVSRFLGVAAASTAIVLGASGNALACNINEFSAEAKCDGTQGVITVTDVDKSGVEATVSVYLQSNGADAKKVGEQTVKGSKEGTTITFEEDWAPNAEYRIHVEALPYIKGKDITPNLTTPATACKTEDTPTPTPTPTPSDSASTPAEESPTPTPSASEGTTAPATVESNAPSPAAGDSNLAETGANSNTGLIAGIAIALVAIGGGAVFFGLRRRGASTR from the coding sequence GTGGCATTTACGCCCATATCCCGCCGCACCGCCCGCGTCTCGCGCTTCCTCGGCGTCGCCGCCGCATCGACCGCGATCGTGCTCGGTGCCTCCGGCAACGCTCTTGCCTGCAACATCAATGAGTTCTCCGCCGAAGCCAAGTGCGACGGCACTCAGGGCGTCATCACCGTCACCGACGTGGACAAGTCCGGCGTCGAGGCGACGGTCTCCGTGTACCTGCAGAGCAACGGCGCCGACGCGAAGAAGGTCGGCGAGCAGACGGTGAAGGGCTCCAAGGAGGGCACCACCATCACCTTCGAGGAGGACTGGGCGCCCAACGCGGAGTACCGCATCCACGTCGAGGCCCTGCCCTACATCAAGGGCAAGGACATCACGCCGAACCTGACCACCCCGGCGACCGCCTGCAAGACCGAGGACACGCCGACCCCGACGCCCACGCCCACCCCGTCGGACTCCGCCAGCACTCCGGCCGAGGAGTCCCCGACCCCGACCCCGTCGGCCTCGGAGGGCACCACCGCTCCGGCCACCGTCGAGAGCAACGCCCCGTCGCCCGCGGCCGGTGACTCCAACCTCGCCGAGACCGGTGCGAACTCCAACACCGGCCTGATCGCCGGGATCGCGATCGCCCTGGTCGCCATTGGCGGCGGCGCCGTGTTCTTCGGCCTGCGCCGTCGTGGGGCCAGCACCCGCTGA
- a CDS encoding maleylpyruvate isomerase family mycothiol-dependent enzyme codes for MTLLAHDRYCDEIAHQVGLLRDVLTSGVDLSVTVPTCPEWSLERLVRHTGGALRWVEVMVRTRAQEEVPEDRVPLGEGPEDTGALDAWLAETGELLVAALREAGPDAKVWSWAGIPTSGFWARRMAHELTVHRADATLAAGQPYEVAPEIAADAIDEWLQIVEFAQRTMPDDESGELRGSGRSIHLHATDGTPRLEAEWVIELTEDVIVWRRGHEKATVALRGPLTAVMLAFYRRLPLDSPELEVLGERELLEFWLRRASFG; via the coding sequence ATGACTCTGCTCGCACATGACCGGTACTGCGACGAGATCGCTCATCAAGTCGGCCTGCTCAGGGACGTATTGACGTCCGGGGTCGACCTGTCCGTGACCGTGCCGACCTGCCCGGAGTGGTCCCTGGAGCGGTTGGTGCGGCACACCGGGGGCGCCCTGCGCTGGGTGGAGGTGATGGTGCGGACCCGGGCCCAGGAGGAAGTGCCCGAGGACCGGGTGCCGTTGGGGGAGGGGCCCGAGGACACCGGGGCCTTGGACGCCTGGCTCGCGGAGACGGGGGAGTTGCTCGTCGCCGCGCTACGGGAGGCCGGGCCGGATGCCAAGGTGTGGTCCTGGGCCGGGATCCCCACCTCGGGCTTCTGGGCCCGCAGGATGGCACACGAACTCACGGTCCACCGTGCCGACGCCACGCTCGCCGCCGGGCAGCCGTACGAGGTGGCCCCGGAGATCGCCGCCGACGCGATCGACGAGTGGTTGCAGATCGTGGAGTTCGCCCAGCGGACCATGCCGGACGACGAGTCGGGGGAACTGCGCGGCTCCGGGCGCAGTATCCATCTGCATGCCACCGACGGGACGCCTCGACTGGAGGCCGAGTGGGTGATCGAGCTCACCGAGGACGTCATCGTGTGGCGGCGCGGGCACGAGAAGGCGACCGTAGCCCTGCGCGGTCCGCTGACCGCCGTCATGCTCGCCTTCTACCGTCGACTGCCCCTGGACAGCCCGGAGTTGGAAGTCCTGGGTGAGCGGGAGCTGCTGGAGTTCTGGCTGCGGCGGGCGAGCTTCGGATGA
- a CDS encoding ABC transporter ATP-binding protein encodes MLLSLEDATVRFGGRPVLDEVGLDVAEHEIVCVLGPSGSGKSTLLRVVAGLQPLDRGRVLLDGRDQGGVPAHKRGVGLMFQDHQLFPQRDAGANVAFGLRMHGATRAQQDERVRELLDLVGLPGAARRAVGALSGGEQQRVALARALAPRPRLLMLDEPLGQLDRSLRERLVVELRQLFGRLGTTVLAVTHDQGEAFALADRVVVMRDGRIAQSGTPLEVWQRPADEFVARFLGFENVVEGTVAGEVADTAWGKVPVPSGAAQGVRSVLVRPAGVRLTAADEGLRCTVAARTFKGTHVAVHLHPGEGGPRLEAACALRAAPEVGDTVGVEFDPAEIVVLD; translated from the coding sequence ATGCTGCTGAGCCTTGAGGACGCGACGGTACGGTTCGGCGGGCGGCCCGTGCTCGACGAGGTCGGTCTCGATGTCGCCGAGCACGAGATCGTGTGTGTGCTCGGGCCCAGCGGCAGCGGCAAGTCGACGCTGCTGCGGGTGGTGGCCGGCCTTCAACCGCTCGACCGGGGCCGGGTCCTGCTCGACGGGCGTGACCAGGGCGGGGTGCCCGCGCACAAGCGCGGGGTCGGGTTGATGTTCCAGGACCATCAGCTCTTCCCGCAGCGGGACGCGGGCGCGAATGTGGCCTTCGGACTGCGGATGCACGGCGCCACGAGGGCGCAACAGGACGAGCGGGTGCGGGAGTTGCTCGACCTCGTCGGGCTTCCGGGCGCCGCCCGTCGGGCTGTCGGCGCGCTCTCCGGCGGTGAGCAGCAACGGGTCGCACTGGCCCGCGCGCTCGCGCCCCGGCCCCGGCTGCTGATGCTCGACGAGCCGCTCGGACAGCTGGACCGCTCGCTGCGGGAACGGCTGGTCGTCGAACTGCGGCAGCTGTTCGGGCGGTTGGGCACCACCGTGCTCGCGGTCACCCACGACCAGGGCGAGGCCTTCGCGCTGGCCGACCGGGTCGTGGTGATGCGGGACGGGCGGATCGCCCAGTCCGGTACGCCTCTTGAGGTGTGGCAGCGGCCGGCGGACGAGTTCGTGGCCCGTTTCCTCGGCTTCGAGAACGTCGTCGAGGGCACGGTGGCGGGTGAGGTCGCGGACACGGCGTGGGGAAAGGTTCCGGTGCCCTCGGGAGCTGCCCAGGGGGTCAGGAGCGTGCTGGTGCGGCCGGCCGGAGTGCGGCTGACGGCGGCCGACGAGGGCCTGCGCTGCACGGTGGCCGCGCGGACCTTCAAGGGCACCCACGTGGCCGTACATCTGCACCCTGGGGAGGGCGGGCCGCGGTTGGAGGCCGCTTGCGCGCTCCGTGCGGCGCCGGAGGTCGGGGACACGGTCGGGGTGGAATTCGACCCGGCCGAAATCGTGGTGCTGGACTGA
- a CDS encoding ABC transporter permease — MAVPVAFFAVFFAYPVAAIVARGLKTDGTWQFGRITDVLAQPDIRHVLWFTTWQALASTALTLLVALPGAYVFARFDFPGKQILRAVVTVPFVLPTVVVGTAFLALVGRGGLLDELWGVRLDTTVWAILLAHVFFNYAVVVRTVGGLWSQLDPRQEEAARMLGASRLRAWRTVTLPALAPAVAAAALMVFLFTFTSFGVVQILGGPTFSTLEVEIYRQTSEIFDLSTAAVLTLIQFVAVGAVLAVHAWTVRRRETALRLVDESVTARRPRGAGEWGLLAGVVGSVAVLLVLPLAVLVQRSLDAADFGYYRALTHSDGGVFLVAPIEAVGNSLEYALAATAIAVVIGGLAAAALTRRDAGRFVRGFDALLMLPLGVSAVTVGFGFLISLDEPPLDLRQSWILVPLAQALVGVPFVVRTMLPVLRAVDHRLREAAAVLGASPWRVWREVDLPMVRRALLIAAGFAFAVSLGEFGATVFIARPDNPTLPVAVARLLGRAGDLNYGQAMALSTILMVVCAVALLVLERLRTDRTGEF; from the coding sequence ATGGCCGTGCCCGTCGCGTTCTTCGCCGTCTTCTTCGCCTATCCCGTCGCCGCGATCGTCGCGCGCGGACTCAAGACCGACGGGACCTGGCAGTTCGGCAGGATCACCGACGTCCTCGCGCAGCCGGACATCCGGCACGTCCTGTGGTTCACCACCTGGCAGGCGCTCGCCTCCACCGCGCTCACGCTCCTGGTCGCGCTCCCCGGCGCGTATGTCTTCGCGCGCTTCGACTTCCCCGGCAAGCAGATCCTGCGGGCCGTGGTCACCGTCCCCTTCGTGCTGCCGACCGTGGTCGTCGGTACGGCCTTCCTGGCGCTCGTCGGCCGTGGGGGATTGCTGGACGAGTTGTGGGGCGTACGGCTGGACACCACGGTGTGGGCGATCCTGCTCGCGCACGTCTTCTTCAACTACGCGGTCGTCGTACGGACCGTCGGCGGGTTGTGGTCCCAGCTGGATCCGCGCCAGGAGGAGGCCGCGCGGATGCTGGGCGCGTCCCGGCTCAGGGCCTGGCGGACGGTCACGCTCCCCGCGCTCGCGCCCGCCGTGGCCGCCGCCGCCCTCATGGTGTTCCTCTTCACCTTCACCTCCTTCGGCGTGGTGCAGATCCTCGGCGGGCCGACCTTCTCGACTCTCGAAGTGGAGATCTACCGGCAGACCTCCGAGATCTTCGACCTGTCCACGGCCGCCGTGCTGACGCTGATCCAGTTCGTCGCGGTGGGCGCTGTTCTCGCCGTGCACGCGTGGACCGTACGGCGCCGGGAGACCGCGCTGCGGCTCGTGGACGAGTCCGTCACCGCCCGGCGGCCGCGAGGGGCGGGGGAGTGGGGGCTGCTGGCCGGGGTGGTGGGCAGCGTCGCCGTCCTCCTTGTGCTGCCGCTCGCGGTGCTGGTGCAGCGGTCGCTCGACGCTGCCGACTTCGGCTACTACCGGGCGCTGACCCACAGCGACGGCGGGGTCTTCCTCGTCGCGCCGATCGAGGCGGTCGGGAACTCCCTGGAGTACGCCCTCGCCGCCACCGCCATCGCCGTGGTGATCGGAGGCCTGGCGGCGGCCGCGCTGACGCGGCGGGACGCGGGCCGGTTCGTACGGGGCTTCGACGCGCTGCTGATGCTGCCCCTCGGGGTGTCCGCGGTGACCGTGGGCTTCGGGTTCCTGATCTCGCTCGACGAGCCGCCGCTGGACCTCAGGCAGTCCTGGATCCTGGTGCCGCTCGCGCAGGCGTTGGTCGGGGTGCCCTTCGTGGTGCGGACCATGCTGCCGGTGCTGCGGGCCGTGGACCACCGGCTGCGGGAGGCCGCGGCCGTGCTCGGGGCCTCGCCGTGGCGGGTGTGGCGGGAGGTCGATCTCCCCATGGTGCGGCGGGCCTTGCTGATCGCGGCGGGCTTCGCCTTCGCCGTGTCGCTGGGCGAGTTCGGGGCGACGGTGTTCATCGCACGGCCCGACAACCCGACGCTGCCGGTCGCCGTGGCACGGCTGCTCGGGCGGGCCGGTGATCTCAACTACGGCCAGGCGATGGCCCTTTCGACGATCCTGATGGTGGTGTGCGCGGTGGCGCTGCTGGTCCTCGAACGGCTGCGTACCGACCGGACAGGGGAGTTCTGA
- a CDS encoding thiamine ABC transporter substrate-binding protein, with product MNNKKFLAAVVGLGLVTLSGCGSSSSDSEGNGSKTVTLVSHDSWAVSKTVLADFEKKSGYKVKVLEDGDAGQAVNKAILTKDNPQGDVFFGVDNTLLSRALDNGLFQSYEAKGADRIKAGYRVDGDKVTPIDTGDICVNYDKAYFAAHKLQPPTSYDDLIKPAYKNLLVTENASTSSPGLGFLLGSAAKYGDDGWQGYWKKLKANGVKVVDGWEQAYNEEFSGSAGGKKAKADRPLVVSYASSPPAEVIYADPKPTTAPTGVAQGTCFRQIEYAGLLSNAANTKGGKAFLDFLLTKEFQQDMPLNMFVYPVVDGAQVPAEFTQYGPQAKDPETMDPAKIADNRDDWVKSWTSLVLK from the coding sequence GTGAACAACAAGAAGTTTCTTGCTGCCGTCGTCGGCCTCGGCCTGGTCACGCTGTCCGGGTGCGGGTCGTCGTCCTCCGACTCCGAAGGAAACGGCTCCAAGACCGTCACCCTCGTCAGCCACGACTCGTGGGCCGTCTCCAAGACCGTCCTCGCCGACTTCGAGAAGAAGTCCGGCTACAAGGTCAAGGTCCTGGAGGACGGCGACGCCGGACAGGCCGTCAACAAGGCCATCCTCACCAAGGACAACCCGCAGGGCGACGTCTTCTTCGGCGTCGACAACACCTTGCTGTCCCGCGCGCTCGACAACGGGCTCTTCCAGTCGTACGAGGCCAAGGGCGCCGATCGGATCAAGGCCGGGTACCGGGTCGACGGGGACAAGGTCACGCCCATCGACACCGGCGACATCTGCGTCAACTACGACAAGGCCTACTTCGCTGCGCACAAGCTCCAGCCGCCGACGTCGTACGACGATCTGATCAAGCCCGCCTACAAGAACCTCCTCGTCACCGAGAACGCCTCCACCTCCTCGCCGGGGCTCGGCTTCCTGCTCGGGAGCGCCGCGAAGTACGGCGACGACGGGTGGCAGGGCTACTGGAAGAAGCTCAAGGCCAACGGCGTCAAGGTCGTCGACGGCTGGGAGCAGGCCTACAACGAGGAGTTCTCCGGTTCCGCCGGGGGCAAGAAGGCGAAGGCCGACCGGCCGCTCGTCGTGTCGTACGCCTCCTCGCCGCCGGCCGAGGTGATCTACGCCGACCCGAAGCCGACGACCGCCCCGACCGGCGTGGCGCAGGGCACCTGCTTCCGGCAGATCGAGTACGCCGGACTGCTGAGCAACGCCGCGAACACCAAGGGCGGCAAGGCGTTCCTGGACTTCCTGCTCACCAAGGAGTTCCAGCAGGACATGCCGCTCAACATGTTCGTCTACCCGGTCGTCGACGGCGCCCAGGTGCCGGCCGAGTTCACGCAGTACGGTCCGCAGGCCAAGGACCCCGAGACGATGGACCCGGCGAAGATCGCCGACAACCGTGACGACTGGGTCAAGTCGTGGACCTCGCTCGTACTGAAGTAA
- the rlmN gene encoding 23S rRNA (adenine(2503)-C(2))-methyltransferase RlmN, whose translation MPKPGELTFVAPRGAKKPPRHLADLTPAERKEVVAGIGEKPFRAKQLSQHYFARYAHDPAEWTDIPAGARGKLQEALLPELMTVVRHLSTDQGTTRKTLWRLFDGTLVESVLMRYPDRVTMCISSQAGCGMNCPFCATGQAGLDRNLSTAEIVHQIVDGMRALRDGEVPGGPARLSNIVFMGMGEPLANYKRVVGSIRALTDPAPDGLGLSQRGITVSTVGLVPAIHRFSDEGFKCRLAISLHAPDDELRDTLVPVNTRWKVREVLDAGFEYVEKSGRRLSIEYALIRDINDQAWRGDRLGRLLKGKPVHVNLIPLNPTPGSKWTASRPEDEKAFVEAIAAHGVPVTIRDTRGQEIDGACGQLAATER comes from the coding sequence ATGCCTAAGCCCGGAGAACTCACTTTCGTCGCCCCCCGCGGAGCCAAGAAGCCGCCGCGGCACCTTGCCGATCTCACGCCCGCCGAGCGCAAGGAGGTCGTGGCGGGGATCGGGGAGAAGCCGTTTCGCGCCAAGCAGCTCTCGCAGCACTACTTCGCGCGGTACGCGCACGACCCGGCGGAGTGGACCGACATCCCGGCCGGCGCGCGCGGCAAGCTCCAGGAGGCGCTGCTTCCCGAGCTCATGACCGTCGTACGGCATCTGTCGACCGACCAGGGGACCACGCGCAAGACGCTGTGGCGGCTGTTCGACGGGACGCTCGTGGAGTCGGTGCTGATGCGGTATCCGGACCGGGTGACCATGTGCATCAGCTCGCAGGCGGGCTGTGGCATGAACTGCCCCTTCTGCGCCACCGGGCAGGCGGGACTGGACCGCAATCTGTCCACCGCCGAGATCGTGCATCAGATCGTGGACGGCATGCGGGCGCTCCGGGACGGGGAGGTGCCGGGTGGGCCGGCGCGGCTCTCCAACATCGTCTTCATGGGGATGGGCGAACCGCTCGCCAACTACAAGCGCGTGGTCGGCTCCATTCGCGCGCTCACCGATCCCGCGCCCGATGGGCTCGGTCTCTCCCAGCGCGGCATCACCGTGTCGACCGTGGGGCTCGTGCCCGCCATTCACCGGTTCTCCGACGAAGGCTTCAAGTGCCGGCTCGCGATCTCCCTGCACGCGCCCGACGACGAGCTGCGCGACACCCTCGTCCCCGTGAACACGCGGTGGAAGGTGCGCGAGGTGCTCGACGCCGGGTTCGAGTACGTCGAGAAGTCGGGAAGGCGCCTGTCCATCGAGTACGCGCTCATTCGCGACATCAACGACCAGGCCTGGCGCGGTGACCGGCTGGGCCGCCTGCTCAAGGGCAAGCCGGTGCATGTCAACCTGATCCCGCTGAACCCGACTCCCGGATCCAAGTGGACCGCCTCCCGTCCCGAGGACGAGAAGGCCTTCGTCGAGGCCATCGCCGCCCATGGTGTGCCGGTGACGATCCGGGACACCCGTGGACAGGAGATCGACGGGGCCTGTGGTCAGCTCGCGGCCACCGAGCGGTAG